Proteins found in one Methylophilaceae bacterium genomic segment:
- a CDS encoding DUF2147 domain-containing protein, which produces MQKSHPIILLGLGLLFSCHVFAHDLTGLWKAHNDEGQPTGYIHITAEQGVYKGVIEKVLQTDQEEKFCTACKGERKDKRLIGMTVLKEVVKKGEGSYEGAEILDPFSGNTYRVILKLKEAGQILDVRAYVGIRLLGKTQTWRRVQNGQ; this is translated from the coding sequence ATGCAAAAAAGTCATCCAATTATATTGCTCGGTCTTGGCCTGTTATTTTCGTGTCATGTATTTGCTCATGATTTGACAGGCCTTTGGAAAGCCCATAACGATGAAGGTCAGCCAACTGGTTATATTCATATCACAGCTGAACAGGGTGTTTATAAAGGTGTGATAGAAAAAGTGTTGCAGACAGATCAAGAAGAAAAGTTTTGTACAGCTTGCAAGGGTGAAAGAAAAGACAAAAGATTAATTGGCATGACGGTATTAAAAGAGGTGGTTAAAAAGGGTGAGGGCAGTTATGAGGGGGCGGAAATTCTAGATCCGTTCTCAGGGAATACCTATCGGGTGATATTAAAGTTAAAAGAGGCAGGCCAAATATTGGATGTTCGGGCTTATGTAGGGATTCGTTTATTGGGTAAAACACAAACATGGAGAAGGGTGCAAAATGGACAATAG
- a CDS encoding DUF2269 family protein, protein MDNSYLWLKVLHIVGVVLFLGNIIIITGWWKNMADRTKNAQVIAFAQRQVTVTDWLFNAGGSVILTIAGAFNVHTSWSYSMKWLQMGIGLFAISAIIWAFILIPTQIKQAKMAQLFAETGVISDVYWQLCRRWNIWGGLAVVVPLGAVYFMTFKTMA, encoded by the coding sequence ATGGACAATAGTTACTTATGGTTAAAGGTGCTACATATTGTGGGGGTGGTGCTATTTTTGGGTAATATTATTATTATCACAGGCTGGTGGAAGAATATGGCTGATCGCACTAAAAATGCTCAGGTGATTGCATTTGCACAGCGCCAAGTGACTGTCACAGATTGGTTATTTAACGCAGGTGGTTCGGTGATTTTAACCATTGCAGGGGCATTCAATGTCCATACAAGTTGGTCTTATTCGATGAAATGGTTACAAATGGGGATTGGGCTATTTGCCATTTCAGCCATTATATGGGCGTTTATCTTGATTCCAACCCAAATCAAACAAGCCAAAATGGCGCAACTATTTGCAGAAACGGGTGTAATAAGCGATGTGTATTGGCAACTTTGTCGCCGCTGGAATATATGGGGCGGTCTAGCTGTGGTGGTTCCATTGGGTGCGGTCTATTTTATGACGTTTAAAACCATGGCATAA
- a CDS encoding SDR family oxidoreductase translates to MNYTIITGASSGIGYALAKIMAAKAHHLILVARSEDALIDLKNTLVADYAIQVEVLAMDLSNADSANTLYQACKANDWAIECLVNNAGYGDYGCFDSDKAPLYNNMLQLNVLTLTALTALFVKDMKALGKGRVLNVGSIASFLPIPNFAVYAASKAYVRHFSEALHDELKGSCVSVTLLSPGVTATGFVKRANMDKAANAQGKLMQADKVALAAYKAMMAGKLRVTPGWLNQWMEYGCAMMPSRKLLMKMAGFIMRETS, encoded by the coding sequence ATGAACTATACTATTATTACTGGCGCATCGAGTGGTATTGGTTATGCACTGGCGAAGATAATGGCGGCCAAAGCGCATCACTTAATCTTGGTGGCAAGAAGTGAAGATGCCTTAATTGACTTAAAAAACACTTTGGTGGCCGACTATGCAATACAAGTAGAAGTGCTGGCAATGGATTTATCAAATGCCGATAGTGCCAATACACTTTATCAAGCTTGCAAGGCCAATGATTGGGCAATTGAATGTTTGGTTAATAATGCAGGTTATGGCGATTACGGTTGTTTTGATTCTGATAAAGCACCGTTGTATAACAACATGTTGCAATTAAATGTGTTAACACTCACCGCATTAACAGCATTGTTTGTGAAAGATATGAAGGCGTTAGGCAAGGGCCGTGTTTTGAATGTAGGGTCAATTGCATCGTTTTTACCTATTCCAAATTTTGCAGTATATGCGGCAAGTAAGGCTTATGTCAGGCATTTTTCTGAAGCATTGCATGATGAATTAAAAGGGAGTTGTGTTAGCGTGACATTGCTCAGCCCAGGGGTGACAGCAACAGGATTTGTCAAACGTGCCAATATGGATAAGGCCGCTAATGCGCAAGGCAAATTAATGCAGGCAGACAAAGTTGCATTAGCAGCTTATAAAGCCATGATGGCAGGTAAATTGCGTGTGACACCTGGGTGGTTGAACCAATGGATGGAATATGGGTGTGCGATGATGCCATCACGCAAGCTGTTGATGAAAATGGCCGGTTTTATAATGCGAGAAACTAGTTAA
- a CDS encoding efflux RND transporter periplasmic adaptor subunit: MKTNSILMALMTMLWLQACEKPVEPESPPRPALVMVVGDDANVDRADMVLVGEIKPRYESNQSFRVEGKIVARRVDVGDVVKKGQLLASIDATDIQLSAQVANADVLAAQARYTLAKAEVERKRKLVEQAFISQSALDADEAQLKTTLAVMQQAIAQAAVANNQSQYTMLRADRDGVITMINAEPGQVVKVGESVVQVVDLKQVDALVAVPESRIDNIQIGDRVTIQLWANQTKQYKGKVREITPTANEATRAFDMRVEIIDADEQMKFGMTAGVIVDRHAPHQLIVPTSAVTQQDGKTIVWVIDAQQLAQRRQVEVGPFTENGVEVLSGLSVGEMVAIAGVHTLVQGQQVKPKIQQNEHK; the protein is encoded by the coding sequence ATGAAAACGAATAGCATTCTTATGGCGTTAATGACCATGTTATGGTTGCAGGCATGTGAAAAACCAGTAGAGCCAGAATCACCACCACGTCCTGCATTGGTGATGGTTGTTGGTGATGACGCTAATGTCGATCGAGCTGATATGGTGTTGGTTGGTGAAATAAAACCACGTTATGAGTCGAATCAAAGTTTTCGTGTAGAGGGAAAAATTGTAGCAAGGCGAGTGGACGTGGGCGATGTAGTAAAAAAAGGACAGCTACTTGCCAGTATTGATGCAACCGATATTCAATTAAGCGCGCAAGTGGCCAATGCCGATGTGTTGGCAGCACAAGCGCGCTATACATTAGCCAAGGCTGAGGTTGAGCGTAAGCGAAAATTAGTTGAGCAAGCGTTTATTTCGCAATCGGCACTTGATGCAGATGAGGCGCAACTTAAAACAACATTAGCGGTGATGCAACAAGCCATCGCGCAAGCCGCCGTTGCCAATAATCAATCGCAGTACACCATGTTGAGAGCTGATCGAGATGGGGTGATTACCATGATTAATGCAGAGCCTGGGCAAGTGGTTAAGGTGGGTGAAAGCGTGGTGCAGGTTGTTGATTTGAAGCAAGTGGATGCGTTGGTGGCCGTGCCTGAGTCGCGTATCGATAATATTCAAATTGGCGATAGGGTGACCATTCAGTTATGGGCCAATCAAACAAAACAATATAAGGGTAAAGTGCGTGAAATAACACCAACTGCAAATGAGGCAACACGGGCTTTTGATATGCGTGTGGAAATCATCGATGCCGACGAGCAGATGAAATTTGGCATGACGGCTGGTGTTATTGTTGACCGCCATGCGCCGCATCAACTGATTGTGCCAACTAGTGCGGTAACGCAACAGGATGGAAAAACCATAGTATGGGTGATAGATGCGCAGCAACTTGCCCAAAGACGCCAAGTTGAAGTTGGCCCGTTTACCGAAAATGGTGTTGAAGTCTTGTCAGGGTTATCCGTGGGTGAGATGGTTGCAATCGCTGGCGTACATACTTTAGTGCAAGGTCAACAAGTAAAACCAAAAATCCAACAAAATGAGCACAAATAG
- the thiC gene encoding phosphomethylpyrimidine synthase ThiC, translating into MNTIDKNLTVFSTETASLDAGTTEPFAKSRKIYVEGSRPDIRVPFREISLSDTPSQFGAEKNEPVIVYDTSGPYTDPSITIDIRNGLPAMRAKWIMERGDVEELDGPSSEFGKQRKTDPELAAMRFNLTRKPLRAKAGKNVSQMHYARQGIITPEMEYIAIRENQRREGMSALLQTQHPGQDFGASIPKMITPEFVRDEVARGRAIIPLNINHPEIEPMIIGRNFLVKINANIGNSALGSSISEEVEKMVWGTRWGGDTVMDLSTGKNIHETREWIIRNSPVPIGTVPIYQALEKVNGKAEDLTWEIFRDTLIEQAEQGVDYFTIHAGVRLAYIPMTAKRMTGIVSRGGSIMAKWCLAHHKESFFYEHFEDICQIMKQYDVSFSLGDGLRPGSIYDANDEAQFAELKTLGELTQIAWKHDVQCMIEGPGHVPMHLIKENMDLQLEHCGEAPFYTLGPLTTDIAPGYDHITSGIGAAMIGWYGCAMLCYVTPKEHLGLPDKEDVRVGIITYKIAAHAADLAKGHPGAQIRDNALSKARFEFRWEDQFNLGLDPEKAKEFHDETLPQEGAKQAHFCSMCGPHFCSMKISQDVRDYADAQGIDVEEALQKGMQEKAIEFVKKGSEVYQKV; encoded by the coding sequence TTGAATACCATCGATAAAAACTTAACCGTATTTTCTACCGAAACTGCTTCATTAGATGCAGGCACCACCGAACCTTTTGCCAAATCCCGCAAAATTTATGTAGAAGGTAGTCGTCCAGATATTCGCGTTCCTTTTCGTGAAATCTCACTGAGCGATACGCCTTCTCAGTTTGGCGCAGAGAAAAATGAGCCAGTCATTGTTTACGATACGTCTGGACCATATACCGACCCTTCAATTACTATTGATATTCGCAATGGCTTACCTGCCATGCGGGCCAAATGGATTATGGAGCGTGGCGATGTAGAGGAGCTAGATGGCCCAAGTTCAGAATTTGGCAAACAACGCAAAACAGACCCCGAGCTTGCCGCCATGCGTTTTAACCTTACACGCAAACCATTACGTGCTAAAGCAGGTAAAAATGTCAGCCAAATGCACTATGCACGTCAAGGTATTATCACGCCGGAAATGGAATACATTGCCATCCGCGAAAATCAAAGACGCGAAGGCATGAGTGCGTTATTGCAAACCCAGCATCCTGGCCAAGATTTTGGTGCGAGCATTCCAAAGATGATTACGCCTGAATTTGTGCGCGATGAAGTAGCGCGCGGACGCGCCATCATTCCGCTGAATATTAACCACCCAGAAATTGAACCGATGATTATCGGTCGTAACTTTTTAGTCAAAATTAACGCCAATATTGGCAATTCTGCTTTGGGCTCTTCTATCTCAGAAGAGGTCGAAAAAATGGTATGGGGTACACGCTGGGGTGGCGACACAGTAATGGATTTATCCACCGGTAAAAACATCCACGAAACCCGCGAATGGATTATTCGCAATAGCCCAGTGCCTATTGGCACCGTGCCGATTTACCAAGCATTAGAAAAGGTAAATGGCAAAGCCGAAGACCTCACTTGGGAAATCTTCCGCGATACTTTAATAGAGCAAGCAGAACAAGGCGTGGATTATTTTACGATTCATGCTGGCGTGCGTTTGGCTTACATTCCAATGACAGCAAAACGCATGACTGGCATTGTGTCTCGCGGCGGCTCTATTATGGCAAAATGGTGCTTGGCACACCATAAAGAATCGTTCTTCTACGAGCATTTTGAAGACATCTGCCAAATCATGAAGCAATATGATGTGAGCTTCTCGCTTGGCGATGGCTTACGTCCTGGCTCAATTTATGATGCCAATGATGAAGCGCAATTCGCCGAGCTCAAAACACTAGGCGAACTAACCCAAATTGCTTGGAAACACGACGTCCAATGCATGATTGAAGGCCCTGGCCACGTCCCTATGCACCTCATCAAAGAAAATATGGACTTGCAGCTTGAACATTGTGGCGAAGCGCCTTTTTATACCTTAGGGCCATTAACCACCGACATCGCCCCAGGCTATGATCATATTACCTCAGGCATTGGTGCCGCCATGATCGGTTGGTACGGCTGTGCCATGTTATGTTACGTCACACCAAAAGAACATTTGGGCTTGCCGGATAAAGAAGATGTTCGAGTTGGTATTATTACTTACAAAATTGCCGCCCATGCCGCAGATTTGGCAAAAGGCCATCCGGGCGCACAAATCCGTGATAACGCATTAAGCAAAGCACGTTTTGAATTCCGCTGGGAAGACCAATTTAATTTAGGCCTAGATCCAGAAAAAGCCAAAGAATTTCATGATGAAACCTTGCCACAAGAAGGTGCAAAACAAGCCCATTTTTGTTCGATGTGTGGCCCACATTTTTGCTCCATGAAAATCTCACAAGATGTGCGCGATTATGCCGATGCGCAAGGGATTGACGTAGAAGAAGCGCTACAAAAAGGCATGCAAGAAAAAGCCATTGAGTTTGTCAAAAAAGGCAGTGAAGTGTATCAAAAAGTCTAA
- a CDS encoding TetR/AcrR family transcriptional regulator: MPPKVKTEKEKQQMRANIMDAARELFVNKGVEAVSMREIAKLIGYSATAIYLHFNDKESLLRAICEADFLSLADALHDISTIPDSLDRMVALGQGYAKFALTYPNHYQLMFMTRHASDQPKGLENVQNNAEKNGYLQLKTVVAAAHADGRFRQELTDINLIAQTIWAAMHGVCALQITMSQDDWFGWCDISERLALMQDVILRGLVKE, translated from the coding sequence ATGCCACCTAAAGTGAAAACAGAAAAAGAAAAACAGCAAATGCGAGCAAACATTATGGATGCGGCGCGTGAGTTGTTTGTGAATAAAGGGGTGGAGGCAGTTAGTATGCGTGAAATAGCAAAGCTGATTGGTTACTCTGCTACCGCTATTTATTTGCATTTTAATGACAAAGAATCTTTATTAAGAGCGATTTGTGAGGCGGATTTTTTGTCCTTAGCTGATGCTTTACATGATATTTCAACCATTCCCGATTCATTGGATCGTATGGTTGCGCTTGGGCAGGGCTATGCAAAATTTGCTTTAACGTATCCAAATCATTATCAGTTGATGTTTATGACAAGGCATGCGTCTGATCAACCAAAAGGTCTTGAAAATGTGCAAAATAATGCCGAGAAAAACGGCTATTTACAACTTAAAACGGTAGTAGCAGCCGCCCATGCAGATGGACGTTTTAGACAAGAGTTAACGGATATTAATTTAATTGCACAAACTATATGGGCGGCGATGCACGGGGTATGCGCTTTGCAAATCACAATGTCGCAAGATGATTGGTTTGGTTGGTGTGATATTTCAGAGCGGCTTGCTTTGATGCAAGATGTGATATTGCGTGGTTTGGTGAAAGAGTAA